The following coding sequences are from one Osmia bicornis bicornis chromosome 2, iOsmBic2.1, whole genome shotgun sequence window:
- the LOC114878789 gene encoding sodium-coupled monocarboxylate transporter 1-like isoform X2 codes for MLEIEERGYFHWADWLVFALMLAVSAAAGLWHYRRAQKSSTEDYLLGGKSMSLFPVSASLVASFISGVTILGTPAEIYNFGTQYWITIISIFFSGVVVATVYAPVFVSLGLNSVYEYLEIRFNRGVRTLISLIFVIDVVLYQSIVVYVPALALNQVSGIDVHLIGIIVCLVCVFYTVLGGIRAVVWTDALQVAVMVAGMLTVTVLGTYRIGAAEIWKRAQDVNRIEFLNFDPSPYTRHTVWTVLIGSWLYSTAYIAVNQTMVQRYRSLKDLKTSKLSLAIFTISIMLFISLCCWCGLVLIAWWSPPKCDPRASGLITADDQLLPAYVMEIAGRLHGVPGLFVAGIFGAALSTLSVGFNSTSVVLLEDFVKGCFGMKLTDRCSTIFVKTVVVLLGSIALGLIFMVEKLGGVLAITGSLAAIAAGTSFGVFTLGILFPWTNSKGAFMGAIVGFVIAGWASLGANWSIGAGLLVPKKLPVPLSQCSGNISESFLKQFDRPNEDDVFPLYRLSYHWFTGLGTLIVIVVGNFISWWTGPTDPSSIDKRLLSPIIHSWLPKPKDQNGTTENSTGIPALQTTANMLLADLKEKRRRQNFPNGITT; via the exons ATGTTGGAAATAGAGGAGAGAGGATACTTTCATTGGGCAGATTGGCTGGTGTTCGCGCTGATGCTCGCCGTATCTGCCGCCGCAGGATTATGGCATTACAGGAGAGCGCAGAAGTCGAGCACGGAAGATTATCTCCTAGGAGGAAAGAGCATGAGCCTCTTTCCCGTGTCCGCCTCCCTCGTCGCTAG TTTTATATCTGGCGTAACAATTCTCGGCACACCTGCTGAAATATACAATTTCGGGACCCAGTATTGGATCACCATTATTTCCATATTCTTCTCAGGGGTTGTAGTGGCCACCGTCTATGCTCCAGTTTTCGTCTCCCTCGGATTGAATTCCGTTTACGAG TACTTGGAAATAAGATTCAATCGAGGCGTAAGGACCCTCATATCGTTGATCTTCGTTATTGACGTG GTGCTTTACCAATCGATCGTGGTCTACGTTCCAGCGTTAGCGTTAAATCAAG TGAGCGGCATCGATGTACATTTGATCGGGATCATTGTATGCCTGGTGTGCGTGTTCTACACCGTTCTG GGTGGCATCAGAGCAGTGGTTTGGACAGATGCTCTTCAGGTTGCAGTCATGGTAGCTGGGATGTTAACAGTTACCGTACTAGGTACTTATCGAATCGGTGCAGCAGAAATATGGAAAAGAGCCCAAGACGTCAATAGAATCGAATTCTTAAA CTTCGATCCGTCTCCATATACAAGACACACAGTGTGGACGGTGTTGATTGGATCGTGGCTGTACAGTACCGCTTACATAGCCGTCAATCAAACCATGGTGCAACGATACAGGTCATTGAAAGATCTGAAAACGTCCAAACT ATCGCTGGCGATATTTACTATCAGTATTATGTTATTCATTTCACTGTGCTGCTGGTGCGGCCTCGTACTCATAGCCTGGTGGTCTCCGCCAAAATGCGATCCCAGAGCTTCCGGTTTGATCACTGCCGACGATCAACTGTTACCCGCTTATGTTATGGAAATAGCGGGTCGGTTGCACGGGGTGCCGGGTCTCTTTGTAGCTGGAATTTTTGGAGCCGCCCTTAG TACCCTTTCAGTAGGTTTCAATTCAACATCCGTCGTGCTTCTGGAAGATTTCGTGAAAGGTTGCTTCGGTATGAAACTGACCGATCGATGTTCCACCATTTTCGTTAAGACGGTGGTCGTCCTCCTCGGCTCCATAGCCTTGGGTTTGATATTTATGGTCGAGAAATTGGGAGGAGTTTTAGCT ATAACCGGAAGTCTGGCAGCAATTGCTGCAGGTACCTCTTTCGGAGTATTTACGTTAGGTATACTTTTCCCGTGGACAAACTCAAAG GGTGCATTTATGGGCGCCATCGTAGGTTTCGTGATCGCCGGATGGGCGAGCTTAGGTGCAAATTGGTCGATTGGCGCTGGGTTACTAGTTCCTAAGAAACTTCCGGTTCCTCTCTCTCAGTGCTCGGGCAATATATCCGAAAGTTTCCTGAAACAATTTGATCGTCCAAA cGAAGATGATGTATTTCCTCTTTATCGATTATCTTATCATTGGTTCACCGGTTTGGGCACATTAATCGTAATCGTCGTAGGTAATTTCATTAGCTGGTGGACTGGTCCCACAGATCCTTCTTCCATCGATAAGAGACTTCTTTCTCCGATAATTCATTC ATGGTTACCAAAACCGAAAGACCAAAATGGAACTACAGAAAACTCAACTGGAATCCCTGCTTTACAAACAACAGCAAACATGCTGTTAGCtgatttgaaagaaaaacga AGACGTCAAAACTTCCCCAATGGAATCACAACATAG
- the LOC114878789 gene encoding sodium-coupled monocarboxylate transporter 1-like isoform X1: MSIFLFTRFKIIISYSVSYIRIRVNNLGGSKMLEIEERGYFHWADWLVFALMLAVSAAAGLWHYRRAQKSSTEDYLLGGKSMSLFPVSASLVASFISGVTILGTPAEIYNFGTQYWITIISIFFSGVVVATVYAPVFVSLGLNSVYEYLEIRFNRGVRTLISLIFVIDVVLYQSIVVYVPALALNQVSGIDVHLIGIIVCLVCVFYTVLGGIRAVVWTDALQVAVMVAGMLTVTVLGTYRIGAAEIWKRAQDVNRIEFLNFDPSPYTRHTVWTVLIGSWLYSTAYIAVNQTMVQRYRSLKDLKTSKLSLAIFTISIMLFISLCCWCGLVLIAWWSPPKCDPRASGLITADDQLLPAYVMEIAGRLHGVPGLFVAGIFGAALSTLSVGFNSTSVVLLEDFVKGCFGMKLTDRCSTIFVKTVVVLLGSIALGLIFMVEKLGGVLAITGSLAAIAAGTSFGVFTLGILFPWTNSKGAFMGAIVGFVIAGWASLGANWSIGAGLLVPKKLPVPLSQCSGNISESFLKQFDRPNEDDVFPLYRLSYHWFTGLGTLIVIVVGNFISWWTGPTDPSSIDKRLLSPIIHSWLPKPKDQNGTTENSTGIPALQTTANMLLADLKEKRRRQNFPNGITT, encoded by the exons ATGTCGATATTTCTTTTCACtcgatttaaaattataattagctACAGTGTTTCGTACATACGGATACGCGTAAACAAT CTTGGCGGGTCTAAAATGTTGGAAATAGAGGAGAGAGGATACTTTCATTGGGCAGATTGGCTGGTGTTCGCGCTGATGCTCGCCGTATCTGCCGCCGCAGGATTATGGCATTACAGGAGAGCGCAGAAGTCGAGCACGGAAGATTATCTCCTAGGAGGAAAGAGCATGAGCCTCTTTCCCGTGTCCGCCTCCCTCGTCGCTAG TTTTATATCTGGCGTAACAATTCTCGGCACACCTGCTGAAATATACAATTTCGGGACCCAGTATTGGATCACCATTATTTCCATATTCTTCTCAGGGGTTGTAGTGGCCACCGTCTATGCTCCAGTTTTCGTCTCCCTCGGATTGAATTCCGTTTACGAG TACTTGGAAATAAGATTCAATCGAGGCGTAAGGACCCTCATATCGTTGATCTTCGTTATTGACGTG GTGCTTTACCAATCGATCGTGGTCTACGTTCCAGCGTTAGCGTTAAATCAAG TGAGCGGCATCGATGTACATTTGATCGGGATCATTGTATGCCTGGTGTGCGTGTTCTACACCGTTCTG GGTGGCATCAGAGCAGTGGTTTGGACAGATGCTCTTCAGGTTGCAGTCATGGTAGCTGGGATGTTAACAGTTACCGTACTAGGTACTTATCGAATCGGTGCAGCAGAAATATGGAAAAGAGCCCAAGACGTCAATAGAATCGAATTCTTAAA CTTCGATCCGTCTCCATATACAAGACACACAGTGTGGACGGTGTTGATTGGATCGTGGCTGTACAGTACCGCTTACATAGCCGTCAATCAAACCATGGTGCAACGATACAGGTCATTGAAAGATCTGAAAACGTCCAAACT ATCGCTGGCGATATTTACTATCAGTATTATGTTATTCATTTCACTGTGCTGCTGGTGCGGCCTCGTACTCATAGCCTGGTGGTCTCCGCCAAAATGCGATCCCAGAGCTTCCGGTTTGATCACTGCCGACGATCAACTGTTACCCGCTTATGTTATGGAAATAGCGGGTCGGTTGCACGGGGTGCCGGGTCTCTTTGTAGCTGGAATTTTTGGAGCCGCCCTTAG TACCCTTTCAGTAGGTTTCAATTCAACATCCGTCGTGCTTCTGGAAGATTTCGTGAAAGGTTGCTTCGGTATGAAACTGACCGATCGATGTTCCACCATTTTCGTTAAGACGGTGGTCGTCCTCCTCGGCTCCATAGCCTTGGGTTTGATATTTATGGTCGAGAAATTGGGAGGAGTTTTAGCT ATAACCGGAAGTCTGGCAGCAATTGCTGCAGGTACCTCTTTCGGAGTATTTACGTTAGGTATACTTTTCCCGTGGACAAACTCAAAG GGTGCATTTATGGGCGCCATCGTAGGTTTCGTGATCGCCGGATGGGCGAGCTTAGGTGCAAATTGGTCGATTGGCGCTGGGTTACTAGTTCCTAAGAAACTTCCGGTTCCTCTCTCTCAGTGCTCGGGCAATATATCCGAAAGTTTCCTGAAACAATTTGATCGTCCAAA cGAAGATGATGTATTTCCTCTTTATCGATTATCTTATCATTGGTTCACCGGTTTGGGCACATTAATCGTAATCGTCGTAGGTAATTTCATTAGCTGGTGGACTGGTCCCACAGATCCTTCTTCCATCGATAAGAGACTTCTTTCTCCGATAATTCATTC ATGGTTACCAAAACCGAAAGACCAAAATGGAACTACAGAAAACTCAACTGGAATCCCTGCTTTACAAACAACAGCAAACATGCTGTTAGCtgatttgaaagaaaaacga AGACGTCAAAACTTCCCCAATGGAATCACAACATAG